Proteins from a genomic interval of Antedon mediterranea chromosome 5, ecAntMedi1.1, whole genome shotgun sequence:
- the LOC140049232 gene encoding sodium channel and clathrin linker 1-like, with amino-acid sequence MVDGEIEFLRDQVQRLSAELRKYQEKYLPLDEQAKRDLQDEDSTSAPWLINKGLLSPLVAEYDKEVHRLRQEIHGYKIQHHELSEKCQRLVDENNKLRSELKNNIQTDLESSLAVDDNDRDIDNDVINNLQRQLQVMQKEKDYGTEMWQATQHELEILTEEHKRVLQEAELHSQTHQAIQEKGTELIGENQQLQTKTQRLEMTTSHLQQVISSQNEEIESLRTQLTKARNDFKTSSIQLKDMKTTLESLQDQIKKKNTEVTQAVGKEKASDNRLMELQTALQEYDHRMSLLTKENKNLKSVRDETEENYGLLLKRCSDAEKREREATMQVKDSIQLVENMVLEKDQAVVREQQCREKLERLQESLTRLVNEAGKRTRQEVDNVRKQCNINIAKLMEELQSLETENGEKQAEIERAMREKRAVEEELQKMYKEGMTESNNELNQKLQMRALNAERLRIESETLAKSLDTNLQQQKLRHDHEQSQLILNNTQLQKRLAALSKECETMSEERLMLSEEVDNYKKRVTETKKEQDATERMCQKETSGMEHEMNQLRREYEIRFETLEDTNRQAMFELRQMLTSQQRISAKWREESKSLAQKFESKVKELRLENSTQKQRCKELTLQLTNSRETFLEAEHKLAELSDINKKLHQKITDSENRVADSSKKVSEHMARERRILQEKTYLQRELDKFKLENSRTSRLPEFVRNTQNDAAFDLGLSRRYKGSATSVGSARSSVGSGRSTPEFAL; translated from the exons ATGGTAGATGGTGAAATTGAGTTCCTGCGTGACCAAG TTCAAAGGTTGAGTGCTGAATTGAGAAAGTACCAGGAAAAATATCTTCCATTAGATGAACAAGCAAAG AGAGACTTGCAGGATGAAGACTCAACATCAGCCCCTTGGTTAATAAACAAAGGCCTATTATCACCATTGGTTGCCGAGTATGACAAGGAAGTTCATCGCCTCCGACAGGAGATACATGGGTACAAGATACAACACCATGAATTATCAGAAAAATGTCAAAGACTCGTTGATGAGAACAACAAGTTGCGATCAGAATTAAAGAATAATATTCAGACGGATTTGGAATCATCATTGGCTGTTGATGATAATGACcgtgatattgataatgatgtcattaataatttacaaagaCAACTACAGGTGATGCAAAAGGAAAAAGATTATGGAACGGAAATGTGGCAGGCAACACAACATGAGCTTGAAATACTTACTGAAGAACATAag CGTGTATTGCAAGAAGCTGAATTACATTCCCAGACTCATCAAGCAATACAG gaGAAGGGTACAGAGCTTATAGGAGAAAATCAACAACTGCAGACTAAGACACAAAGATTAGAAATG ACAACAAGTCATCTACAGCAGGTTATAAGCTCACAAAATGAAGAGATTGAGAGTCTAAGAACACAGCTAACAAAGGCAAGGAATGATTTTAAGACATCAAGTATCCAGTTGAAAGATATGAAAACAACACTGGAAAGCCTTCAAGATCAGATAAAGAAGAAG AATACTGAAGTGACCCAGGCAGTGGGGAAGGAGAAAGCATCCGACAACAGGCTGATGGAATTACAGACGGCGTTACAGGAATATGATCATAG GATGTCTTTACTTACAAAAGagaataaaaatttaaaaagtgtaaGAGATGAAACTGAGGAAAATTATGGATTGTTGCTAAAACGATG ttCTGACGCTGAGAAACGTGAGCGTGAGGCTACTATGCAAGTGAAGGATAGCATTCAGTTAGTGGAAAACATGGTACTGGAAAAAGACCAG GCTGTCGTAAGAGAACAACAGTGCCGGGAGAAACTAGAGCGTTTACAGGAATCGTTGACACGTCTTGTAAACGAGGCCGGCAAACGCACCAGGCAAGAGGTTGACAATGTTCGTAAACAATGTAACATAAATATTGCTAAATTAATGGAGGAGCTTCAATCTCTTGAAACG gAAAATGGTGAAAAACAAGCAGAAATTGAGCGTGCTATGCGTGAAAAAAGAGCAGTGGAAGAAGAACTGCAAAAG ATGTACAAGGAAGGAATGACGGAGTCTAACAATGAACTTAACCAGAAGTTACAGATGAGGGCGCTAAATGCAGAGCGACTACGCATTGAATCAGAGACGCTCGCAAAATCTCTTGACACAAATTTACAACAACAGAAGCTTCG GCACGATCATGAACAATCTCAActcattttaaacaatacacAGCTGCAGAAAAGACTAGCTGCCTTGTCCAAAGAATGCGAAACGATGTCTGAAGAACGACTTATGCTATCGGAAGAGGTTGATAATTACAAGAAACGTGTAACAGAGACGAAAAAGGAGCAAGATGCAACTGAACGCATGTGTCAAAAAGAG ACAAGTGGTATGGAGCATGAAATGAATCAATTACGCAGGGAATATGAGATCAGATTTGAAACTTTGGAAGACACAAATCGACAAGCAATGTTTGAACTTCGTCAGATGCTTACATCCCAACAAAGAATTAGTGCAAA ATGGCGTGAAGAATCAAAGTCACTCGCACAAAAATTTGAATCCAAGGTCAAAGAATTACG ACTTGAGAATTCAACTCAAAAGCAAAGATGTAAGGAGCTCACATTGCAACTGACAAACAGTAGAGAAACATTTCTTGAG GCTGAACACAAGCTGGCAGAACTGTCTGACATAAACAAAAAGTTGCATCAAAAAATTACTGATTCAGAAAACAGGGTTGCAGATTCTTCAAAAAAA GTTTCAGAACACATGGCTCGTGAGAGACGAATCTTACAAGAAAAGACATATCTCCAGAGGGAGCTAGACAAATTTAAATTGGAAAATTCTAGAACATCAAG GCTGCCAGAATTTGTAAGAAACACACAGAATGATGCAGCGTTTGATCTAGGGTTATCCAGACGATATAAGGGCAGCGCAACATCTGTTGGGTCAGCGAGGTCATCAGTGGGAAGTGGAAGGTCAACGCCAGAATTCGCCCTCTAG